AACTTGGATTGCCTTATTCAAAAGATGAGCTTGAAAAGATTGAAGATGACATTTTAAAGCGTTTAGAGGAATTTAAAACAAAAGAACTTCCAGAGGATGCTTTTGTTTTATACATTGATGCTTACCATGGGAAACTCAAAGAAAGTTCCGGGAAAGTGCGCAAATGCTGTATTTACACCGTACTTGGCATAGATTTGGAAGGCAACCGGGAAGTATACGGTTTTTATATCGTTATGGGCTCAGAAAACAAGGACGAATGGATAAAAATATTTAATGATCTAATCTCAAGAGGACTCAAACGGATATTATTGATTGTTTCAGATGACTTCTCAGGGCTTGATGGGGCAATTGAGGCAATATTTCCAAAAACAGACCATCAGCTCTGTTTTGTACATCTTCAGCGCAATGTAAAAAGAAATATGTCTAAAGAAGATTCAAAGGAATTTAATCGCAAGTTAAGAGAGACCTACATCTATTATAGTAATAACTTTGAGGAAGCAAAAGATAAACTTGATAATATTCTTGAAGAATATAAAAACAGATATCCTTCATTTATTTCGTATCTTTTGAAAAAAGAAGGGAAATACCTCTCCTTTATGAAATATCCTCAAAGAGTAAGAAGAAGCATTTATACAACAAACATTATAGAAAACTTTAATTCGCTACTTGAAAGAATCAGACACAGACTCGGCGGATACTTTGCCTCTAAACAAATCCTTGGAATCAATGTAATGCTTCAATGTGAAAAATTAGAAAAAACAAAATGGAAAAAACCTCACCCAATAATAAGAGGGGAACTCTATGAAATTAACCAGATCTTTAACCTCAGATTCTATGAAAATAACATGAATTTGAAAACAGTTAAAAACTCGCAGACACAATGTTCTTGACAAGTCTCATCAACCCAAAAATAGACATATCGCTTCTTAGATAAATCCCGCTTATTCCACTGCTCATATTCATTCCACCACACAGATTTTAGCCGGCTGATGGTCCCGGATGACAATCCTCTGGCTGCCTTACCAAACAGGGCTTCCAGCGCTTCCGGAAAATCACCCGTCGATATCCCTTTCAAATATAACCACCGCAACAGCGCCTCTATACTTTTTGTCCGCCTGATATATGGAGGAACAATGCTGGAACGAAAGCGAATCTTATCATCCAATGCCTCCCGATCTTCAGCACGGGGAACTCTTACTTTTACTTCCCCTATCCCCGTCTGTATATTGCGAGCATCATTATAACCATTGCGCACTATACGCCGACAACCATTTGATAAACGAAAACCTTTGTATTCCTCAATAAATGTTTCAATCTCTATCTCAAGCGCCTCTTTCAGTAAACGCATGGCTCCCTCACGTAATACTCCCGTAAGTACATCTTCAACTTCTTCTGGACTATTTAACGCAACTACGCTACTATCTTTCATGGCGTATCTCCTTAATTAAAGGTTATGAGTGATTCCCCTTAAAACTGAATCACTCATGATACGCCACTTAACTCTCATCCACAACTTTTAATTATATCTCCAGAAAAATGTCTAAATATTGAACAGTTTAAAAAGGACTACTGCACTCGGCTATGTAGAGCTATATAGAGATGGAATAGGACATATCAATCATAACATATATCTAACTCTTCGTTATGTCCATCTATCAAAGAAGATGGTCAACATATTAGTGACAAAAAACTATTTGTTCGATAACTTTTTAATATCATTTGAAATATTGACAAAAATTTGCATCATTTCCAGGGATAAAGAAAACAACCAATCTAAAAATATAGCAAGGAATAAACCTCCGATTATGGATCCAATTAATCCGCCAATTGCATTACCCATTGAACGCCTTATCTGTGTAAGATAATTTATTCCAGAGGCAAATCCAAAAATTACTGTTCCTATAATTATAATACTTATAATCATACGTCCTGCAATTCCCAACCATGTAAGATGTGGAATATTGGTAGAATCTACATCTAGTTTGCCTTGATTACCTAATTCTTTTAGTTCATTTACTGTTAATTTCAAAGTTTTAATAGGCATTGAGATAAATGAAAATAATAAACCAAAAAAACCTTTTATTGTACTTCTATAAGAAGGAGTAATTTTCGTTATTTTTAATACCTGTCCACATTCAGGACAGACTGTACTACAATCAGGAATTTGCTTGCCACATTCTATACAAAACATATTTTTCTCCCTAAAAAAATATCAAATTTTTACTTCCTTCTATCTATTGGGAACAAAAGAGACAAATATTTCCTAATATTAGAAAAGCCTTCTTTTTGCTTTAGCTAAAGCCATATCAGCTGACCACTGTCCTATAAGCTCTCCATCAATTTTAAAAAGCTTTAGCTGTAAAGTAAAATAAACAAGTTCTTGGTTATTTTTAGCGTATTGACGAGTAGATGTTAATTCTGTTTTCAAAATATAGTCAAAGTCGTTTGCAGTTCTATCTAACACTCTTATTAATCCGCTTTGAAAGATTGTTTCCTGAATCTTGTCATAAATATCAATTACTCTTATCCCTTCATCGTCGGTATTGTTTTTTATTTCACCTATCACTAATCTTGGTTTGGAATTACCCCAACTCTGAACCTGTTTTGATGACAACATTTTGTTTGTAACTTTTTCTGCCAATCTTTTGTAATCAGCACTATTAGGCTCTGTATTTATGTGTATGTCGTCAGCGGTATCAACTGTTGAAACGGCTCCTTGACGACCCGCTGTTATAGGACCGCAGGAACCTAAAAAAGTAATACTCAAAAAAAGAATCACAATGCCTAAATATCTATATTTATTGCTCATATCAGGTCACTCCTTTCATTTATTTCTTTGTTTATAGTTTTCAATAAAAACATCGTCAGGGAATCGAACCGTAAAAACTATCTTAACTGCTTCAGGTGTTTTTCCCATAAACTGGAAACTCTGGGTCTGATGAGGAGTCAAGGTAAAACGATTCCAAACGTTGAGACTATTGACTAAAGATCCTTCACTAGCATACCAGTCACATTTATATTCCAGAGTATATCTATTTTCTGATAAATTCTGTACGGTAACTTCAGCTTGTGTTAATTGACCAAGAACTCTAAATCGCGGATTCATAATTTTTACCTTATTTAAGAGTTTTTTAGAACCAAGGATAAGGGTAGCTCTTGGGTTACTATCATCTATGAAGGGTCCTGAATCTATAGGTCCATTTGAAGTCGTCGTACATCCTAATAATACTACGGCAAACATTAAGCTGACATATAGAACAACTACTTTAATACTATTCATATCTTCTCCTATTTTTTAATTAATTCATTGCAATCCACATTTTTTCATTTGAATATACATACAATAGATCATCAATGCTTCTTGCAAAAACAAAATTATGACTTGATTTATCTAACTCAATGGATTTTGATGCTAATTTATTGCCTTTCAAATCATAAGTAACTATTTGAATCCGATTAAGATTTTGTGGCGCATAAAATCGAGCAGCATAGATCGAAGCCGGAAGGCTCATCCACGACCGCATATCGGGAGTAGACATTTCATTACGTTTCTTTTTAATTGTTGAACCAATTTGTCCAAACTTATCCAAAATAGAACCTTCAAAATATGTACGTACTATTGTCGCAAAAATGCTTAAAGTACGTATAGGCGCAGTGTCTTTTTGATGACGAAGGCATAAAGCTTCGATATCGGCTATTTTAGAAAATTTTGATAGTTGATGACCTTTTTCATCATAAACATTTATGCGATTGACTTTTGAAGGGACCGGATCATAAATTGGTAACTTAACAGGGATATCAGCATTCTTCATAGAAATATTAAAAGATAATACTTTTTTTTCCGGCACATATCCATCCGCAACAATTACATGAACTAATCTTTTATTTGGCGGAGCAGATTTTTTTTTAAGTTCCTCAACAAGTTCCTTAAGAAACTTGTTTTTCGGATTAAGATCTAATGCTTTTTCATAGGAAATTCTTGCATTGTCTCGAAGGCTTGAATCATTGAAACTCTCGAATTCCTGAACGATTCCACTGATATAATAACCAAAGGGATTAACAAATGCACTAGGCAAAGTATCGGCTTTAGTATCCATTGAAGCATATTGTTTCCCTAATATTTCTTTCAAATTAAAGCCCAGTTCACCCCTTTTATCTTTTTGTTCTTTCTCCTTTTCAGCTAACTTTTCTTTTACAGCCTTTATTTTTTTATCAAATTTTTCTCTTTCTATCTTTTGCCATTCAATCGAACGCCGCGCAACATTATAAGCTTCTCGTTTACCTTGAAGTAAATAAACAATGCTTTTTAAATTTAACATAAGGACTTTTTCATATCCTTCAGTTAGATATGGACCTGTTTCAGAATTTCCGGTAATCATTCCGCCGCCAGTTGCCCATACCTTATCCAGAAAAGTTTTTGATATTGTTTGATTATCATTATTTTTGATAATTTTCTCTGCCTTGGTAAACATAGTTATTGAATCATCATATTTTCCACAACTTAACGCGATTTGCGCCCCTTCAAGATTTGCCAAAGTTTCTGCATTTAAGAGCGTCTTCTTTTCTCTCGTGTCTATACCAGATATGTTTTTATTATCATTTTCTTTATATAGTTGTATTACCTCTTCTATCTTTCCTAATGCAATTAATTTTTTTACAAGTTTAAAAGATTTAGAATAACCGGAATAAATTATATTTCTTTTTTCAGCAAGTATCCGTTTTTGTTCTAATGAGTTTTTCTGGTTAATACTATTTTCCGTATTTTCCCTTTTATTACTTAAAATCTTTTGAGAAAAGGATTTGAGAGGATTTTTCAAATCAAATGCATAGATTGGATTTGCTAAAAAAATAACTAAGATACTAGTAAACAAAAAACACAACCAATACCTTTTCATATTTCTCCTAAATACAAATTTTTAAATTAAATCTAAATTAATTCTATTCTGCTACCATGCAGGCTTTTTCACTACTACCTTTTTTTCTTTTTCAGGTATTGCTACAGGAGCGGCTTTCCTTAAAATATCGCCGATAGCAACATTACCTCCTGATGAAATAATTGCTGTAGACCTTGATGCCTCAACTGTCAATATCTTCACCGTTGCTACTTTCGTTTCTGCCTTACCAAAAGAGATCCCTGTGTCAGGGTCAATCATTTCTTCTCCCGGATGCATTACATCAAAAACAAGCCCACTGCGCATCCCAACATCATCTCCCCGATTTATGTAAAGTGTACCATTAGCATTAACCATCAAGACTTTAATTGGATAAAGCCGTTCCAAAATCCGGTTTACTGCTTCTGTTGTATAGTCATCCATCAATTTATTTATCATTTGCGTCACATCTCCACTTTTTATTCTTTCATTAATATTGATTTTGTCAGCAGCAATAACAGCGCCTGTATGGACATCAACTATCCGAATATTACCCTCAGCAATGCCGCTAACATGCACTTGCACTTCATCAACAAGCGGAACTCTTGTACGTTGAGTATTGGTATAAAAATTAGAAATTTCGCCAAGAATTAAATAATCCGCGCCGGCCAATTCCTTCAAACTATCTAAAATGTTATTTCCTGAAACAACTGATTCAAAATCTTTTTCATCAATGATTTGATCAATTTCCTGTCTTTCCATTACTGTAAAACGGTTTGTATTTGTCAGTTTAATAATA
The Candidatus Schekmanbacteria bacterium genome window above contains:
- a CDS encoding IS256 family transposase; protein product: LGLPYSKDELEKIEDDILKRLEEFKTKELPEDAFVLYIDAYHGKLKESSGKVRKCCIYTVLGIDLEGNREVYGFYIVMGSENKDEWIKIFNDLISRGLKRILLIVSDDFSGLDGAIEAIFPKTDHQLCFVHLQRNVKRNMSKEDSKEFNRKLRETYIYYSNNFEEAKDKLDNILEEYKNRYPSFISYLLKKEGKYLSFMKYPQRVRRSIYTTNIIENFNSLLERIRHRLGGYFASKQILGINVMLQCEKLEKTKWKKPHPIIRGELYEINQIFNLRFYENNMNLKTVKNSQTQCS
- a CDS encoding zinc ribbon domain-containing protein, which encodes MFCIECGKQIPDCSTVCPECGQVLKITKITPSYRSTIKGFFGLLFSFISMPIKTLKLTVNELKELGNQGKLDVDSTNIPHLTWLGIAGRMIISIIIIGTVIFGFASGINYLTQIRRSMGNAIGGLIGSIIGGLFLAIFLDWLFSLSLEMMQIFVNISNDIKKLSNK
- a CDS encoding DUF1425 domain-containing protein; this encodes MNSIKVVVLYVSLMFAVVLLGCTTTSNGPIDSGPFIDDSNPRATLILGSKKLLNKVKIMNPRFRVLGQLTQAEVTVQNLSENRYTLEYKCDWYASEGSLVNSLNVWNRFTLTPHQTQSFQFMGKTPEAVKIVFTVRFPDDVFIENYKQRNK